The following proteins are co-located in the Pseudobacteriovorax antillogorgiicola genome:
- a CDS encoding CsbD family protein has protein sequence MNGDIFEGKWEQAKGKIRQKWGKLTDDDMQRIQGKSQELKGCLQERYGYSKEEAEQEIDKFSKNFQ, from the coding sequence ATGAATGGAGATATTTTTGAAGGTAAGTGGGAGCAAGCAAAAGGTAAAATTCGCCAGAAGTGGGGAAAGCTTACGGATGACGATATGCAACGGATCCAAGGCAAATCTCAGGAGCTTAAGGGTTGTCTCCAGGAACGCTATGGCTATAGCAAGGAAGAAGCAGAACAGGAAATAGATAAGTTTTCGAAGAACTTTCAATAG
- the deoC gene encoding deoxyribose-phosphate aldolase, producing the protein MDTLSQESLASFIDHTLLDPNANETQIKNLCDEAKLYGFKTVCIESKWLTLAQSQLRDCNVLPITVIDFPGGQSCPEKKHQETIEAIKNGAKEIDMVLNRQLLHDRDLTGLFHDISAVIKASDSIPVKVIIETSELSDEEKVIACAISSAAGAAFVKTSTGFTKSGATKGDIELMRRTVGPHLGVKASGGVRTLDAALKMIQAGASRIGSSSSCKIIDKLNGL; encoded by the coding sequence ATGGATACACTAAGTCAGGAATCACTAGCGAGCTTCATTGATCACACCTTGCTAGATCCCAATGCAAACGAGACACAAATCAAGAATTTATGTGACGAAGCGAAACTGTATGGTTTTAAAACGGTTTGCATTGAGTCCAAATGGCTCACCTTAGCCCAGAGCCAGCTTCGTGACTGCAATGTTCTTCCCATAACGGTTATCGACTTTCCCGGCGGCCAAAGCTGCCCAGAAAAAAAGCATCAAGAGACCATTGAAGCAATTAAAAATGGCGCCAAAGAGATTGATATGGTCCTCAATCGACAACTACTCCATGATCGAGACCTCACTGGCTTGTTTCATGACATATCCGCCGTAATTAAGGCGTCCGATTCGATTCCCGTAAAAGTTATCATCGAGACTAGCGAACTCAGCGACGAAGAAAAAGTCATCGCGTGCGCGATTTCATCAGCAGCTGGCGCAGCTTTTGTCAAAACCTCCACTGGGTTCACGAAGTCTGGCGCGACTAAGGGAGATATCGAACTCATGAGACGAACAGTGGGCCCTCACCTAGGGGTCAAAGCCAGTGGCGGAGTAAGAACTCTCGATGCTGCACTTAAGATGATTCAGGCTGGTGCATCTCGTATCGGCAGCTCCTCATCTTGCAAGATCATAGACAAGCTAAATGGACTATAA
- a CDS encoding TIGR02450 family Trp-rich protein, translating into MSRKLLDINASWTAREPVQGWVHFRISGRRRPSKSLLEVELMAVCDRSVRFWLAADCLTDRENWLPGWR; encoded by the coding sequence TTGAGTCGCAAGCTACTGGACATAAACGCAAGTTGGACTGCCCGAGAACCGGTTCAAGGCTGGGTGCACTTCCGCATCAGCGGTCGAAGACGTCCCTCGAAATCCTTGCTTGAGGTGGAACTCATGGCAGTTTGTGATCGGTCCGTAAGATTTTGGCTTGCGGCGGATTGTTTGACGGATCGCGAGAACTGGCTTCCTGGTTGGCGATAA
- a CDS encoding acyl-CoA desaturase, which yields MTYLVGGDYLHKVDRLLFLQCKYLKNDTDLTILTHVVWYDGAPTSLKETQTTGVPMDLSYEQRPRLDYPIIAFIGLAHILAILALPLVSIPALVAFFCFYGVTVLGVTMGYHRYFTHRSFEAHPLLTYGLAICGTLALQGSIRDWVSHHRLHHAGSDTERDPHDASRGFWYAHVLWLFAVDPDIDDPTMRNRLCRDIDADPILRFLSRPSTIFGLQLALGLTLWGLWGFEAMMWGVWVRLVAVWHVTWFVNSACHKFGYKNFDCGDLSTNCWWVALLSFGEGWHNNHHGVQSSARHGLRWWEFDITWQFIRLGEVLGLITKVKEASLPEADDVCLPEELNAVARA from the coding sequence GTGACGTACTTAGTTGGCGGCGACTATTTGCATAAAGTTGATCGACTCCTGTTCTTACAATGTAAGTATCTGAAAAATGACACAGATTTGACAATTCTCACTCATGTCGTTTGGTACGATGGCGCTCCGACCTCATTGAAAGAGACGCAAACTACTGGAGTACCCATGGATCTGAGCTACGAACAACGTCCTCGTCTTGATTACCCAATTATTGCTTTCATCGGCCTGGCCCATATTCTTGCGATACTAGCATTACCATTGGTAAGTATTCCAGCATTGGTGGCCTTTTTCTGCTTTTATGGGGTGACTGTACTTGGCGTTACAATGGGGTATCATCGGTATTTCACCCATCGGTCATTTGAAGCCCACCCCCTTTTGACCTATGGCCTAGCTATCTGCGGAACCCTAGCACTTCAGGGCAGTATCCGCGATTGGGTGTCTCATCACCGATTGCATCATGCTGGCTCCGACACAGAGCGAGATCCTCACGATGCCAGTCGCGGATTTTGGTATGCCCACGTCCTTTGGCTTTTTGCTGTGGACCCAGACATCGATGACCCAACCATGAGGAACAGGCTTTGCCGCGATATTGATGCTGATCCAATTCTCCGATTTTTAAGCCGACCTAGCACTATTTTCGGTTTGCAATTGGCGCTTGGCCTAACGCTGTGGGGGCTTTGGGGATTCGAAGCGATGATGTGGGGTGTTTGGGTGCGGCTTGTTGCAGTATGGCATGTAACCTGGTTCGTGAATTCCGCATGTCATAAGTTCGGCTACAAAAACTTCGACTGCGGCGACCTTTCGACAAACTGTTGGTGGGTCGCATTGCTTAGCTTTGGAGAAGGTTGGCATAACAACCACCATGGGGTGCAATCATCGGCTCGCCATGGTTTGCGCTGGTGGGAGTTTGATATCACCTGGCAGTTTATTCGTTTAGGTGAGGTTCTCGGGTTGATTACAAAAGTTAAGGAAGCATCGCTGCCGGAAGCAGACGATGTTTGCCTTCCAGAAGAATTGAATGCTGTTGCTCGTGCTTAG
- a CDS encoding thiol-disulfide oxidoreductase DCC family protein, translating to MVTIFYDSLCPVCNAEIAFLRNRDKRGQVTFIDITESSFDPSRYGRSLDDFIGSIHGIDEDGDLISGMAVFRSTYRAVGIGWLMSWTGWPVVKPLADFGYHAFAKIRPKISRFKGTACESDRCQVKASS from the coding sequence ATGGTGACTATTTTTTACGATAGTCTTTGTCCAGTATGCAATGCTGAGATTGCATTTCTCCGCAACCGAGATAAACGTGGCCAGGTGACTTTTATCGATATCACAGAGTCTAGCTTCGATCCATCACGCTATGGTCGGTCGTTGGATGATTTCATTGGCTCAATTCACGGTATTGATGAGGATGGTGACCTTATAAGTGGTATGGCTGTTTTCCGATCGACTTATCGCGCAGTCGGGATCGGTTGGCTGATGTCCTGGACGGGATGGCCTGTAGTCAAGCCCCTGGCAGATTTTGGATACCATGCCTTTGCCAAAATTAGGCCTAAAATATCACGATTTAAAGGTACTGCCTGCGAAAGTGACCGTTGCCAGGTCAAGGCTAGCAGCTAG
- a CDS encoding tetratricopeptide repeat protein: MSKQLDNQILFLSKNGPHRNQLRKSLAMMHYKVDFVSTLMDVLPAIGSFKSSVFIHDWSASDPSQARKFHQSWPKGMIHILRITIHPELKPSVLAFANDVGIDKVVSSSEASLALATTIEMLRSKQGSEELNLMLKRLSAGDDNYVQADLDENVEEAYKQYQHNPKVKLEYGNLAFRKDELQTAENIALELTTKEPTNLRANNLLAKVLMKTSRWSQATSLLEAANQLSPQNPERLVMLGDAFYGSGDLDKAMGYYHEALDLQEDLQLDTNDTVEKVAQVKIDLGEMEEAFELLHKSASEEEAAGYFNNAAVLASKKQNYENALKLYKTALKALKTDKLKPIIYTNMSISQRKLGQIADAQKSIQRALKYDPKYKKALDQKEKLQQSKAG, from the coding sequence TTGAGCAAACAACTCGACAATCAGATACTGTTTCTTTCGAAAAATGGTCCTCATCGCAATCAACTGCGGAAAAGCCTGGCGATGATGCACTATAAAGTTGACTTCGTCAGCACATTGATGGATGTCTTACCTGCCATCGGGAGCTTCAAATCATCCGTTTTCATCCATGATTGGAGTGCTTCAGATCCTAGCCAAGCGCGGAAGTTCCACCAGTCCTGGCCCAAAGGTATGATTCATATCTTAAGAATCACGATCCATCCTGAACTGAAACCCAGCGTCCTAGCCTTTGCCAATGATGTCGGTATCGACAAGGTGGTTAGCTCATCAGAAGCTAGTCTTGCCCTCGCTACTACTATCGAAATGCTACGATCAAAGCAAGGCTCCGAAGAACTAAACTTGATGCTCAAACGTCTCTCCGCTGGTGATGACAACTATGTTCAAGCGGATCTTGATGAAAATGTTGAAGAGGCCTACAAGCAGTACCAGCATAACCCTAAGGTGAAACTTGAATACGGTAACCTAGCCTTTCGTAAAGACGAGCTTCAAACTGCGGAAAACATTGCTCTGGAACTAACGACTAAAGAGCCTACTAATCTGAGAGCCAATAACCTCTTGGCGAAAGTCCTTATGAAAACCAGTCGGTGGTCTCAAGCGACTAGCCTCCTCGAAGCAGCCAACCAATTGAGCCCTCAAAACCCCGAAAGACTTGTAATGCTTGGTGATGCCTTTTATGGCAGTGGCGATCTGGACAAGGCTATGGGCTACTACCATGAAGCTTTAGACCTTCAAGAAGACCTTCAACTTGATACCAACGACACGGTTGAAAAAGTAGCTCAGGTTAAAATCGATCTTGGCGAGATGGAGGAAGCCTTTGAACTCCTTCATAAATCTGCATCGGAAGAGGAAGCTGCTGGTTATTTTAACAATGCTGCGGTTTTGGCATCTAAGAAACAGAACTATGAAAATGCGCTCAAGCTATACAAGACGGCACTTAAGGCCTTAAAAACCGACAAGCTGAAACCAATCATTTACACTAATATGTCCATCTCACAGAGAAAACTAGGACAAATAGCTGATGCCCAAAAGTCCATTCAACGGGCGCTCAAGTATGACCCCAAATATAAAAAAGCCCTTGATCAAAAAGAGAAATTGCAACAAAGCAAGGCTGGATAG
- a CDS encoding proprotein convertase P-domain-containing protein yields MKKPVLLALSMLGSVSCQVDSENRETPNAEAIDANAEAVKDLSDLTESFNALDQVATGLDQEASGDTSFAVVSSILRSAGLPEEVSDEEFADTPVPTKEGDKAASFMNRELVASQSFQSSGLKPRYFRFDTNFGDTLTNGEADIKILYSAGYSDNRLQSGSIRLQLVESSWSRRSFEIARVSGWYRDRKMKLNQDELRRFFVAVSQYNDKLDELTSIGDLAVTFPEDNILQLTLKSPTVWKRGKSRYYVNNLEASINTDTGSLVDAKAKAKMFRNGLGNFVGSVDFTSGQNLSITGCKDSTHDYGVHKQYVYRYIGNNSTAVYEFRPEQVNGDSFYVSETPTFEFKLYHSYWGDLNIYLESPDGRRATLHSRTSGRGTMVKSYSGLDADSPMAVFNSYSSYDYYDRPWRLVIEDRANGDTGSLQMVRFMSGSEATGSFSCS; encoded by the coding sequence GTGAAAAAGCCCGTGCTATTGGCCCTTTCCATGTTAGGGTCTGTTTCTTGCCAAGTTGACTCAGAAAATCGCGAGACCCCTAATGCAGAGGCGATTGACGCCAATGCAGAGGCCGTCAAGGATCTTTCAGATTTGACTGAGAGTTTCAATGCCCTCGACCAGGTTGCAACTGGTCTGGATCAGGAGGCTAGTGGTGATACGTCGTTTGCCGTTGTAAGTTCAATTTTACGGTCTGCCGGTTTACCGGAAGAGGTCAGTGATGAGGAGTTTGCTGACACACCTGTACCAACGAAGGAAGGAGATAAGGCAGCGTCGTTTATGAATAGAGAGCTTGTTGCATCACAAAGCTTTCAAAGCTCAGGACTTAAGCCTAGGTACTTTCGTTTTGATACAAACTTTGGTGACACTCTTACCAACGGTGAGGCAGATATAAAGATCCTTTATTCTGCTGGCTACTCCGATAACAGGCTTCAAAGTGGTTCTATCCGGCTTCAACTTGTTGAATCGTCTTGGAGTCGTAGGTCTTTTGAGATCGCACGAGTGTCTGGCTGGTATCGCGATCGCAAGATGAAACTCAACCAGGACGAACTTCGTCGTTTTTTTGTTGCTGTATCTCAATATAATGACAAGCTGGATGAGTTAACATCAATCGGAGATTTGGCGGTGACTTTCCCTGAGGATAATATCCTTCAGTTGACGCTAAAATCTCCAACCGTGTGGAAGCGAGGGAAATCCCGTTACTACGTCAACAACCTTGAAGCGTCGATCAATACCGACACTGGCTCGTTGGTTGATGCTAAGGCCAAAGCTAAGATGTTCCGCAATGGTCTTGGTAACTTTGTAGGATCGGTGGATTTTACCTCTGGGCAAAACCTCAGCATTACTGGCTGCAAAGACTCCACACATGACTATGGTGTACACAAACAGTACGTGTATCGATACATCGGTAATAACTCAACTGCGGTTTATGAGTTCCGACCTGAGCAAGTCAATGGTGACTCCTTCTATGTCTCCGAAACTCCTACATTCGAATTCAAGCTGTATCACTCATATTGGGGGGACTTAAACATCTACTTAGAGTCGCCGGATGGAAGACGGGCTACCCTTCATTCTAGAACATCTGGTCGGGGAACGATGGTCAAGTCCTATTCGGGCCTTGATGCTGACTCGCCCATGGCGGTGTTTAATAGTTACAGTAGCTACGATTACTATGATCGCCCATGGCGCTTGGTGATTGAGGATCGCGCCAATGGCGACACTGGTAGCCTTCAAATGGTCAGGTTTATGTCTGGCTCAGAGGCTACTGGCTCGTTTAGCTGTTCATAG
- a CDS encoding methyl-accepting chemotaxis protein, with translation MRKYYRIATVLMVMVVGIVAVKLYYNFNRHDFHADFANALNRQGRGYKQLADLKKAGAKLQKSLENFRRTEILDRDLRSYRQVLAQLPGRGEGSAVDSIEELKYRWLESENDQDLRSELNKNASILLFHIRKSPMPAKNMLTRYYWQLRTLEKDYLRTFDRSNLEKAAGLDWAFYVAFKSKQDDLEAQRAKAFVTRSLGTYLSSWETLIHRHEALETLEPLWLKVSDGFAKSHDARVTQLEQEIRMAEKEFVDGVQSPGFTGDMISIGIILLGGLVLIWEFVRLQSHVDEVKQDVQTLGQFTYQAGVYFKTHGEKLLLNVQGHGRMIKEAGGWIQNFCADMARGVKRLESDLSALSDSSDIDKREQLKDEVSRIGKQLDMELDQVLAHLDANRRESPESRATNGAHDEHKLTITRRLNETMKGFDSMVLQTKVLSFNAAIEASRAGESGRGFTIVADEINKLAIEIQQLSRQLKDNMVAAIATEPRPDEYAESSTSTQSNDIEFIKAKLQNVHQSVVHSIKDLVDELAQTHKETSVPSNWLEDIKSYVGRAEQFTEKLAYMEQLLAQNKALSEKGLENSAKFFEMSGGDVQTKQQDVVAMAEQEKVPVPALKKAG, from the coding sequence ATGAGAAAATATTATCGTATAGCGACCGTTTTAATGGTGATGGTTGTTGGAATTGTCGCTGTGAAGCTCTATTACAACTTCAATCGACATGACTTTCATGCTGATTTTGCCAATGCCTTGAATAGGCAAGGTAGGGGTTACAAGCAGCTGGCAGATTTGAAGAAAGCCGGAGCTAAGCTTCAAAAATCTCTTGAAAACTTTCGCCGTACCGAGATACTGGACCGCGACCTTCGAAGTTATCGGCAAGTTCTTGCCCAATTGCCTGGTCGAGGGGAAGGCTCCGCTGTGGATAGTATTGAGGAACTGAAGTACAGATGGCTAGAGTCCGAAAATGACCAAGACCTAAGGAGTGAGCTCAATAAGAATGCCTCGATTTTGTTATTCCATATTAGAAAATCACCCATGCCAGCAAAAAATATGTTAACGCGATACTACTGGCAACTCAGGACCCTAGAAAAAGACTATTTGAGAACCTTCGATCGTAGCAACCTTGAGAAGGCGGCTGGGCTAGACTGGGCATTTTATGTAGCTTTCAAAAGCAAGCAGGACGACTTGGAAGCTCAACGGGCCAAGGCCTTTGTCACGCGTTCTCTAGGGACTTATCTTAGTAGCTGGGAAACCTTGATTCATCGTCATGAGGCTCTAGAGACCTTAGAGCCTTTATGGCTTAAGGTGAGCGACGGCTTTGCTAAGTCCCACGATGCTCGGGTTACTCAATTAGAGCAAGAGATTAGAATGGCCGAAAAAGAATTTGTTGATGGGGTTCAATCCCCAGGCTTTACCGGGGATATGATCAGCATTGGAATTATCCTCTTGGGAGGCTTGGTTTTGATTTGGGAATTTGTTCGCTTGCAGTCTCATGTGGACGAAGTGAAGCAAGATGTGCAGACCCTAGGGCAATTTACCTATCAAGCCGGAGTCTACTTTAAGACCCACGGCGAGAAACTCTTATTAAATGTGCAAGGTCACGGTCGCATGATCAAAGAGGCCGGTGGCTGGATTCAGAATTTTTGCGCCGACATGGCCAGGGGAGTCAAGCGGCTAGAAAGTGATCTGTCCGCTCTTTCTGATAGCAGCGATATCGATAAGCGGGAGCAACTTAAAGATGAGGTTAGCCGGATTGGCAAGCAATTAGATATGGAGTTGGACCAGGTTCTCGCTCACTTAGATGCCAACCGAAGAGAAAGCCCAGAATCGAGAGCTACTAACGGAGCCCACGACGAACACAAACTTACGATTACCCGTAGGTTAAATGAGACCATGAAGGGGTTTGATAGCATGGTGCTACAGACCAAAGTGCTATCGTTCAATGCTGCCATCGAAGCTTCGCGAGCTGGAGAAAGTGGTCGTGGATTCACAATCGTCGCGGATGAAATCAACAAACTTGCGATTGAGATACAGCAGTTGAGTCGTCAACTAAAAGATAACATGGTGGCAGCAATTGCTACAGAGCCTCGTCCCGATGAGTATGCGGAGAGTTCGACATCGACTCAAAGCAATGACATCGAATTTATAAAAGCGAAGCTTCAGAATGTTCATCAGTCCGTCGTTCATTCGATCAAAGATCTCGTAGACGAGCTGGCGCAAACCCATAAAGAAACCTCAGTTCCTTCAAATTGGCTCGAAGATATCAAGAGTTATGTTGGGCGGGCAGAGCAATTTACAGAGAAACTTGCTTATATGGAGCAGCTTCTTGCTCAAAATAAAGCGCTATCGGAAAAGGGGTTAGAAAACTCTGCAAAGTTCTTTGAGATGTCTGGTGGTGATGTTCAGACAAAGCAGCAGGATGTCGTTGCCATGGCTGAGCAAGAAAAAGTACCGGTTCCAGCCTTAAAGAAGGCAGGCTAA
- a CDS encoding endonuclease/exonuclease/phosphatase family protein, whose translation MSKHVEDHQVSFLSANVYQKNRSFDELLKLIYERQPDFIFLVETDNRWKTSLEPLQEHWPYSVLHPQDNSCGFLFFSKYPIEDFKVKHLVDERVPSLFATCRIDKGSLFEFIGLHPRPPRPVEGHSHERDGELIQVANYVRKSKRNFIVAGDLNDVAWSHSTRMFRRVSGLWDPRIGRGIYATFPKSLPYLRFPLDHFFHSSGFRLVRMERLGDVGSDHLPIYLRLAHVDQEGETNEISDSLKDESRRYQQKAQEWDGPNQVITPDRV comes from the coding sequence ATGTCCAAACATGTTGAGGATCACCAAGTTTCGTTTCTTTCAGCGAACGTATATCAAAAAAATAGGAGTTTTGATGAACTCTTGAAGCTTATCTATGAGCGGCAGCCGGACTTCATATTCTTAGTTGAGACAGATAATCGTTGGAAAACCTCCTTAGAACCACTTCAAGAACATTGGCCATATTCTGTGCTCCACCCACAGGATAATTCATGCGGTTTTCTATTTTTCTCGAAGTATCCCATCGAGGACTTTAAGGTCAAACACTTGGTAGATGAGCGAGTTCCCTCACTATTTGCAACATGTAGAATCGATAAAGGTTCCTTATTTGAATTTATTGGTCTTCATCCTCGCCCTCCACGGCCTGTAGAAGGGCATAGTCATGAACGAGATGGCGAGCTTATACAAGTAGCGAATTACGTACGTAAGTCGAAACGTAACTTCATTGTCGCTGGTGATCTCAATGATGTTGCCTGGTCTCATAGCACTCGTATGTTTAGGCGCGTAAGCGGCCTTTGGGACCCTAGAATAGGTCGAGGAATCTACGCAACATTCCCCAAGTCACTGCCTTATCTTCGTTTCCCTCTTGATCATTTTTTTCACTCCAGTGGTTTCCGCTTGGTAAGAATGGAGAGGCTTGGAGATGTAGGATCTGATCACCTTCCAATATATCTTCGCCTTGCTCATGTAGATCAAGAAGGAGAAACCAATGAAATCTCAGATTCCTTAAAAGATGAATCTCGACGATATCAGCAGAAAGCACAAGAATGGGATGGCCCTAACCAAGTGATTACACCGGATCGAGTGTAA
- the deoD gene encoding purine-nucleoside phosphorylase: MSHHIAAKQGDIAETVLLPGDPLRAKFVAETFLEEPFCYTDIRNMLGFTGTYKGKRISVQGTGMGQPSLAIYGYELIQSYQAKNLIRIGSCGALNKTLKLRDIIIAMGACTDGSMNRITFNGQDYAAIADFSLLQLAYEKAVGSSIATRIGNVLATDRFYGDDLEALKPWTDHQVLAVEMESNVLYTLAARYGARALSILTVSDSLVTNENLPARQRESSFEDMARLALDVAVEA, encoded by the coding sequence ATGAGTCACCACATAGCAGCGAAACAAGGCGACATTGCCGAAACCGTCCTTCTCCCAGGAGACCCCTTGAGGGCAAAGTTTGTGGCCGAAACATTTCTTGAAGAACCGTTTTGCTATACAGACATTCGCAACATGCTCGGCTTCACAGGCACATACAAGGGCAAGCGGATTTCCGTTCAAGGAACGGGAATGGGACAACCATCTCTAGCTATCTACGGTTACGAACTGATCCAAAGCTATCAGGCCAAAAACCTAATTCGAATTGGAAGCTGCGGAGCCTTGAATAAGACATTGAAGCTTCGCGATATCATCATTGCAATGGGTGCATGTACTGACGGATCGATGAATAGAATAACGTTCAATGGCCAAGATTATGCGGCGATTGCAGACTTTTCTCTCTTACAACTTGCTTACGAAAAAGCAGTCGGCTCGTCTATTGCAACTCGTATTGGCAATGTCCTTGCCACAGACCGATTTTACGGGGATGATTTGGAAGCTCTTAAACCATGGACAGATCATCAAGTGTTGGCCGTGGAGATGGAGTCCAACGTTTTATATACTTTAGCAGCTCGCTACGGAGCACGAGCCCTCAGCATACTTACTGTCAGTGATAGCCTTGTCACCAATGAAAATCTTCCAGCAAGGCAGCGGGAATCAAGTTTTGAAGACATGGCTCGATTAGCTCTCGACGTTGCTGTGGAGGCTTAA
- a CDS encoding tetratricopeptide repeat protein has protein sequence MNFLIKSILIILLLASCREKENLQTSDDARDLLNQQRYEDAIALLQADLDQNSDDDEQRFLLASAYAGLVGVDIVTNYDAVAFFLDAKVRFSKVKAPSRAKADLTSEEKFKENLIEIFKISFEYLDLGFKLPMLNQEKLLHLNQAEIHLQKIEPDSLWYRDRRTYQGLLKFIRFFYEIRKSLLFNGTEIRSPIDFICSIDKFALNSRLKIALEELDEGFVAIKDVVSDSKDKKKLDDYIDLVVDTKSFLDDRQGDIQLGILLTELSEVFYCD, from the coding sequence ATGAATTTCTTAATTAAATCCATACTAATCATTCTTCTCCTAGCATCATGTCGAGAAAAAGAAAACCTTCAAACCTCTGATGATGCGAGAGATTTACTTAATCAGCAACGCTATGAAGATGCTATCGCCTTACTCCAAGCAGATTTAGACCAAAACTCTGATGACGACGAGCAGCGATTCCTTCTGGCAAGTGCTTATGCTGGTCTTGTGGGAGTGGACATCGTGACCAACTATGATGCCGTCGCCTTCTTTTTGGATGCAAAAGTTCGATTTTCAAAAGTAAAGGCACCTTCGCGAGCTAAGGCTGACCTGACTTCAGAAGAAAAGTTCAAAGAAAACTTGATTGAGATTTTCAAAATAAGTTTTGAATACTTGGATCTAGGTTTTAAGCTGCCGATGCTAAATCAGGAGAAACTTCTTCACCTCAATCAGGCAGAAATTCATCTACAAAAAATCGAGCCCGACTCCCTTTGGTATCGAGATCGACGTACTTATCAAGGTCTGCTAAAATTCATTCGCTTTTTTTATGAAATCAGAAAATCACTCTTATTCAATGGAACTGAGATCCGAAGCCCCATTGATTTTATTTGCTCGATTGACAAGTTCGCTCTCAACTCACGGTTAAAGATCGCACTCGAAGAGCTAGACGAAGGCTTTGTTGCTATCAAAGATGTGGTTTCAGACTCTAAGGACAAGAAAAAACTAGATGACTATATAGACCTTGTCGTCGACACCAAAAGCTTCCTGGATGACAGACAGGGAGATATCCAGCTCGGTATACTTCTCACAGAACTCAGCGAGGTTTTCTACTGTGATTAA